A genomic region of Streptomyces rimosus contains the following coding sequences:
- the hemE gene encoding uroporphyrinogen decarboxylase, producing the protein MSANDRPTGQQQTGTYDSAFLKACRREPVPHTPVWFMRQAGRSLPEYRKVREGIAMLDSCMMPELITEITLQPVRRHGVDAAIYFSDIVVPLKAIGIDLDIKPGVGPVVEKPIRTRADLEQLRALEPGDVSYVTEAVRMLVGELGSTPLIGFAGAPFTLASYLIEGGPSRNHEHTKAMMYGDPQLWADLLDRLADITTAFLKVQIEAGASAVQLFDSWAGALAPADYRRSVMPASAKVFEAVSGYGVPRIHFGVGTGELLGPMGEAGADVVGVDWRVPLDEAVRRVGPGKALQGNLDPAVLFAPREAVEGKADEVLDAAAGLEGHIFNLGHGVLPNTDPGALTRLVEYVHERSAR; encoded by the coding sequence GTGAGCGCCAACGACCGCCCCACGGGCCAGCAGCAGACCGGTACGTACGACTCGGCCTTCCTCAAGGCATGCCGCCGGGAACCGGTGCCGCACACGCCCGTGTGGTTCATGCGCCAGGCCGGGCGCTCGCTGCCGGAATACCGCAAGGTCCGCGAGGGCATCGCGATGCTCGACTCCTGCATGATGCCCGAGCTGATCACCGAGATCACCCTGCAGCCGGTGCGCCGGCACGGCGTCGACGCGGCGATCTACTTCAGCGACATCGTCGTGCCTCTGAAGGCCATCGGCATCGACCTGGACATCAAGCCGGGCGTTGGCCCGGTCGTCGAGAAGCCGATCCGTACCCGCGCCGACCTGGAGCAGCTGCGCGCGCTGGAGCCGGGCGACGTGTCGTATGTGACCGAGGCCGTGCGGATGCTCGTCGGCGAGCTGGGCAGCACGCCGCTGATCGGCTTCGCGGGCGCGCCGTTCACCCTCGCCAGCTACCTGATCGAGGGCGGCCCCTCGCGCAACCACGAGCACACCAAGGCGATGATGTACGGCGACCCGCAGCTGTGGGCCGACCTGCTGGACCGCCTGGCGGACATCACCACCGCCTTCCTCAAGGTGCAGATCGAGGCGGGCGCGAGCGCCGTGCAGCTCTTCGACTCCTGGGCGGGCGCGCTGGCCCCCGCGGACTACCGCCGCTCCGTCATGCCGGCCTCCGCCAAGGTCTTCGAGGCGGTGTCCGGATACGGCGTACCGCGTATCCACTTCGGTGTCGGCACCGGCGAGCTGCTGGGCCCGATGGGCGAGGCGGGCGCGGACGTCGTGGGTGTCGACTGGCGCGTCCCGCTGGACGAGGCGGTCCGCCGGGTCGGCCCCGGCAAGGCGCTCCAGGGCAACCTCGACCCGGCGGTGCTGTTCGCGCCGCGGGAGGCCGTCGAGGGCAAGGCCGACGAGGTGCTGGACGCCGCCGCCGGCCTGGAGGGCCACATCTTCAACCTGGGTCACGGCGTGCTGCCGAACACCGACCCGGGCGCGCTGACCCGCCTCGTCGAGTACGTCCACGAGCGCTCGGCCCGCTGA
- a CDS encoding DUF3000 domain-containing protein: MAAAHEHLADSADNVPIPFRQAIEALRTARLRPEIEIEPTPAPKRLAPFAYALEAAVVEPGAGPEGEDADLADGRLVLLHDPAGHDTWQGTFRVVTLARAELEPEMGADPLLPEVSWSWLTGALDARGVRYGEIGGTVTRASSHSFGSLAEREPATQLEMRASWTPEEGQGGVPDTAAHLSAWCDLLCQVAGLPPAAPEPSPRGGVVPLPQRRGPQAR, from the coding sequence ATGGCTGCGGCTCACGAACACCTCGCGGACAGCGCGGACAACGTACCGATCCCCTTCCGTCAGGCGATCGAGGCGCTCCGCACGGCACGGCTGCGCCCCGAGATCGAGATCGAGCCGACGCCCGCGCCCAAGCGCCTCGCGCCCTTCGCGTACGCGCTGGAGGCGGCGGTCGTCGAACCGGGCGCCGGGCCGGAGGGGGAGGACGCGGATCTGGCCGACGGGAGACTGGTGCTGCTGCACGACCCGGCCGGGCACGACACATGGCAGGGCACCTTCCGGGTGGTGACGCTGGCGCGTGCCGAGCTGGAGCCGGAGATGGGCGCCGACCCGCTGCTGCCGGAGGTGTCCTGGTCCTGGCTGACGGGGGCGCTGGACGCGCGCGGCGTGCGGTACGGGGAGATCGGCGGCACGGTCACGCGGGCCAGTTCGCATTCCTTCGGCAGCCTCGCGGAGCGGGAGCCGGCCACCCAGCTGGAGATGCGCGCCTCGTGGACCCCGGAGGAGGGGCAGGGCGGGGTGCCGGACACCGCGGCCCACCTGTCGGCGTGGTGCGACCTGCTGTGCCAGGTGGCGGGCCTGCCGCCGGCCGCTCCCGAGCCGTCGCCGCGGGGCGGTGTGGTGCCCCTGCCGCAGCGCCGGGGACCCCAGGCACGCTGA
- a CDS encoding response regulator transcription factor has translation MSVLLEQPSSLVAYRPNKPTAMVVVADPRVRSTVTRHLWALGVRDVIEASSIAEARPRVGSPRDICVADVHLPDGSGLTLLSETRAAGWPNGLALSAADDIGAVRNALAGGVKGYVVTGTRTNLGLPGRPGAAPIGANAARMHRRPPGAPGHPGGYRELSGREVEVLRLVAEGQSNKAIGVSMGLSALTVKSHLARIARKLGTGDRAGMVAVALRTGIIH, from the coding sequence GTGTCAGTTCTCCTCGAGCAACCTTCGAGCCTGGTCGCCTACCGCCCGAACAAGCCGACGGCCATGGTCGTCGTGGCCGACCCTCGCGTCCGCTCCACCGTCACCCGCCACCTATGGGCGCTCGGCGTACGGGACGTGATCGAGGCGTCGTCCATCGCGGAGGCCCGTCCCCGCGTCGGCAGCCCGCGCGACATCTGCGTGGCCGACGTCCACCTTCCCGACGGCTCCGGCCTGACCCTGCTGTCCGAGACCCGGGCGGCCGGCTGGCCCAACGGCCTCGCCCTGTCCGCCGCCGACGACATCGGCGCCGTACGCAACGCCCTGGCCGGCGGCGTCAAGGGCTACGTCGTCACCGGCACCCGCACCAACCTCGGCCTCCCGGGCCGCCCCGGCGCCGCGCCCATCGGCGCCAACGCCGCCCGTATGCACCGCCGCCCCCCGGGCGCCCCCGGCCACCCGGGCGGCTACCGCGAGCTGTCCGGACGCGAGGTCGAGGTGCTGCGGCTGGTTGCGGAGGGCCAGTCCAACAAGGCCATCGGCGTCTCGATGGGCCTGTCGGCGCTCACCGTCAAGAGCCACCTGGCCCGTATCGCCCGCAAGCTGGGCACCGGCGACCGGGCCGGCATGGTCGCCGTGGCCCTGCGCAC